In the Salmo trutta chromosome 33, fSalTru1.1, whole genome shotgun sequence genome, one interval contains:
- the galcb gene encoding galactocerebrosidase isoform X2 produces MIYKLSFAVALCFSLCFDLCIAESYVLDDKVGLGRTFDGIGGLSGGGATSRLLVNYAEPYRSQILDYLFKPNFGASLHILKVEIGGDAQTTDGTEPSHMHYENDENFFRGYEWWLMREAKKRNPNITLIGLPWAFPGWVGHGKNWPYDFPDITASYVVSWILGAKHYHDLNIDYVGIWNERNFDSKYIKVLRDTLDKVGLTGVGIIAADGNWDVSNAMGIDPYLNDAVEVVGAHYPGTTTVIEALKTQKKLWSSEDYSTFNDEVGGGCWARILNQNYVNGLMTATISWNLVASYYEDLPFGRDGLMTAEEPWTGNYVVESPIWITAHTTQFSQPGWTYLQTVGHLVHGGSYVALTDSNGNLTVVIETMTHDHSVCIRPPLLPFNVTAQNVTFQLKGSFASIKELQVWQSRFDFKTKKPFFFKKLSPFKISDGSFTLSLDVDEVYTLTTISTGLKGTYPDPPTSGPFPKVYFDDFNVANPSFSEAPDFADQTGVFEYYINLTDPGPHVFTLRQVVTQMPVTWATDADQTISIIGDYKWQNLTVTCDVFMETVKTGGVFIAARVDKGGQSVRSAKGVFFWVFADGSYKVTNDLVGKTVLAEGLSGTRAYGWHTLTLTVEGQYATGLLNGYPLWKDAVVLGPKNGWAAIGTHSFELAQFDNFAVEAK; encoded by the exons ATGATTTATAAATTATCTTTTGCTGTCGCCTTGTGTTTCAGTTTGTGTTTTGATCTCTGTATTGCCGAGAGCTACGTTTTGGAtgataaagttggattaggaagaACGTTTGACGGCATTGGTGGTTTGAGTGGTGGAGGG GCAACATCACGTCTACTTGTCAATTATGCAGAACCCTACCGCAGCCAGATATTGGACTATCTCTTCAAG CCAAACTTTGGGGCTTCTCTACACATCCTGAAAGTGGAGATTGGAGGTGATGCCCAAACCACAG ATGGAACGGAACCCTCTCACATGCACTATGAAAATGATGAGAACTTCTTCCGAGGGTATGAATGGTGGCTGATGAGAGAAGCCAAGAAGAGGAACCCCAACATCACTCTCATAG GCTTGCCATGGGCCTTCCCGGGTTGGGTTGGACATGGGAAGAACTGGCCGTATGACTTCCCTGATATAACCGCATCCTACGTGGTGTCGTGGATTTTAGGAGCCAAACACTACCATGACCTGAATATTGATTATGTCGGG ATTTGGAATGAACGGAACTTCGACAGCAAGTACATCAAG GTGCTCCGAGACACATTGGATAAAGTTGGCCTAACCGGTGTGGGCATCATCGCAGCAGACGGCAACTGGGATGTTTCCAATGCCATGGGTATAGACCCGTACCTCAACGACGCTGTTGAGGTAGTAGG GGCCCACTACCCAGGCACCACCACAGTGATAGAGGCCCTGAAGACCCAGAAGAAGCTATGGTCGTCTGAAGACTACAGCACCTTTAACGACGAGGTGGGAGGAGGCTGCTGGGCCCGGATCCTCAACCAGAACTATGTCAACGGACTCATGACTGC CACCATATCCTGGAACCTGGTAGCCAGTTACTATGAGGACCTTCCCTTTGGGAGAGATGGCCTAATGACCGCAGAGGAGCCCTGGACTGGGAACTATGTGGTGGAATCCCCCATCTGGATAACTG CCCACACCACCCAGTTTAGCCAGCCAGGATGGACCTATCTGCAAACCGTTGGGCATCTGGTACACGGGGGAAGTTATGTTGCCCTGACCGACAGTAACGGAAACCTCACTGTTGTAATAGAAACCATG ACTCATGATCATTCTGTGTGCATCAGACCTCCACTCCTGCCCTTCAATGTCACAGCCCAGAATGTAACATTCCAACTCAAGGGATCTTTT GCTTCGATCAAGGAACTACAGGTGTGGCAGTCAAGGTTTGACTTCAAGACTAAAAAGCCGTTCTTCTTCAAGAAATTGAGCCCCTTCAAG ATTTCTGATGGTTCGTTCACCTTGAGCCTGGATGTTGATGAGGTTTACACTTTAACCACCATATCCACTGGACTGAAAGGGACTTACCCTGATCCACCCACCTCTGGCCCATTCCCTAAAGTTTACTTTGATGACTTTAATGTTG cCAACCCTTCCTTCTCTGAGGCCCCAGACTTTGCTGACCAGACGGGGGTGTTTGAGTATTACATTAACCTGACGGACCCTGGTCCTCATGTCTTCACTTTGCGCCAGGTGGTCACACAGATGCCTGTTACCTGGGCAACAGATGCTGACCAGACCATCAGCATCATTGGAGACTATAAATG GCAGAACCTGACAGTGACGTGTGATGTCTTCATGGAGACGGTGAAGACTGGTGGAGTGTTCATCGCAGCCAGAGTGGACAAAGGAGGGCAGTCTGTCCGTAGCGCCAAGGGAGTCTTTTTCTGGGTGTTCGCAGATGGCTCCTACAAAGTCACCAATGACCTAG TTGGCAAGACTGTACTGGCAGAGGGTCTGTCTGGAACGAGAGCGTATGGCTGGCACACGTTAACCCTCACAGTCGAG gggCAGTATGCCACAGGGTTGCTGAATGGATATCCACTATGGAAGGATGCTGTGGTATTGGGACCAAAGAATGGCTGGGCTGCCATAGGAACACACTCATTTGAACTTGCACAGTTTGACAACTTTGCTGTGGAAGCAAAATGA
- the galcb gene encoding galactocerebrosidase isoform X1, producing the protein MIYKLSFAVALCFSLCFDLCIAESYVLDDKVGLGRTFDGIGGLSGGGATSRLLVNYAEPYRSQILDYLFKPNFGASLHILKVEIGGDAQTTDGTEPSHMHYENDENFFRGYEWWLMREAKKRNPNITLIGLPWAFPGWVGHGKNWPYDFPDITASYVVSWILGAKHYHDLNIDYVGIWNERNFDSKYIKLLRYTLDKSGLERVRIIASDNLWQPITYSLCVDQELAEAVDVIGAHYPGTTTVIEALKTQKKLWSSEDYSTFNDEVGGGCWARILNQNYVNGLMTATISWNLVASYYEDLPFGRDGLMTAEEPWTGNYVVESPIWITAHTTQFSQPGWTYLQTVGHLVHGGSYVALTDSNGNLTVVIETMTHDHSVCIRPPLLPFNVTAQNVTFQLKGSFASIKELQVWQSRFDFKTKKPFFFKKLSPFKISDGSFTLSLDVDEVYTLTTISTGLKGTYPDPPTSGPFPKVYFDDFNVANPSFSEAPDFADQTGVFEYYINLTDPGPHVFTLRQVVTQMPVTWATDADQTISIIGDYKWQNLTVTCDVFMETVKTGGVFIAARVDKGGQSVRSAKGVFFWVFADGSYKVTNDLVGKTVLAEGLSGTRAYGWHTLTLTVEGQYATGLLNGYPLWKDAVVLGPKNGWAAIGTHSFELAQFDNFAVEAK; encoded by the exons ATGATTTATAAATTATCTTTTGCTGTCGCCTTGTGTTTCAGTTTGTGTTTTGATCTCTGTATTGCCGAGAGCTACGTTTTGGAtgataaagttggattaggaagaACGTTTGACGGCATTGGTGGTTTGAGTGGTGGAGGG GCAACATCACGTCTACTTGTCAATTATGCAGAACCCTACCGCAGCCAGATATTGGACTATCTCTTCAAG CCAAACTTTGGGGCTTCTCTACACATCCTGAAAGTGGAGATTGGAGGTGATGCCCAAACCACAG ATGGAACGGAACCCTCTCACATGCACTATGAAAATGATGAGAACTTCTTCCGAGGGTATGAATGGTGGCTGATGAGAGAAGCCAAGAAGAGGAACCCCAACATCACTCTCATAG GCTTGCCATGGGCCTTCCCGGGTTGGGTTGGACATGGGAAGAACTGGCCGTATGACTTCCCTGATATAACCGCATCCTACGTGGTGTCGTGGATTTTAGGAGCCAAACACTACCATGACCTGAATATTGATTATGTCGGG ATTTGGAATGAACGGAACTTCGACAGCAAGTACATCAAG CTGCTGCGGtacactctggataagagtggtTTGGAGAGGGTCAGAATCATAGCCAGTGATAACCTTTGGCAGCCCATAACCTATTCATTGTGTGTCGATCAAGAGCTGGCCGAAGCAGTAGACGTGATAGG GGCCCACTACCCAGGCACCACCACAGTGATAGAGGCCCTGAAGACCCAGAAGAAGCTATGGTCGTCTGAAGACTACAGCACCTTTAACGACGAGGTGGGAGGAGGCTGCTGGGCCCGGATCCTCAACCAGAACTATGTCAACGGACTCATGACTGC CACCATATCCTGGAACCTGGTAGCCAGTTACTATGAGGACCTTCCCTTTGGGAGAGATGGCCTAATGACCGCAGAGGAGCCCTGGACTGGGAACTATGTGGTGGAATCCCCCATCTGGATAACTG CCCACACCACCCAGTTTAGCCAGCCAGGATGGACCTATCTGCAAACCGTTGGGCATCTGGTACACGGGGGAAGTTATGTTGCCCTGACCGACAGTAACGGAAACCTCACTGTTGTAATAGAAACCATG ACTCATGATCATTCTGTGTGCATCAGACCTCCACTCCTGCCCTTCAATGTCACAGCCCAGAATGTAACATTCCAACTCAAGGGATCTTTT GCTTCGATCAAGGAACTACAGGTGTGGCAGTCAAGGTTTGACTTCAAGACTAAAAAGCCGTTCTTCTTCAAGAAATTGAGCCCCTTCAAG ATTTCTGATGGTTCGTTCACCTTGAGCCTGGATGTTGATGAGGTTTACACTTTAACCACCATATCCACTGGACTGAAAGGGACTTACCCTGATCCACCCACCTCTGGCCCATTCCCTAAAGTTTACTTTGATGACTTTAATGTTG cCAACCCTTCCTTCTCTGAGGCCCCAGACTTTGCTGACCAGACGGGGGTGTTTGAGTATTACATTAACCTGACGGACCCTGGTCCTCATGTCTTCACTTTGCGCCAGGTGGTCACACAGATGCCTGTTACCTGGGCAACAGATGCTGACCAGACCATCAGCATCATTGGAGACTATAAATG GCAGAACCTGACAGTGACGTGTGATGTCTTCATGGAGACGGTGAAGACTGGTGGAGTGTTCATCGCAGCCAGAGTGGACAAAGGAGGGCAGTCTGTCCGTAGCGCCAAGGGAGTCTTTTTCTGGGTGTTCGCAGATGGCTCCTACAAAGTCACCAATGACCTAG TTGGCAAGACTGTACTGGCAGAGGGTCTGTCTGGAACGAGAGCGTATGGCTGGCACACGTTAACCCTCACAGTCGAG gggCAGTATGCCACAGGGTTGCTGAATGGATATCCACTATGGAAGGATGCTGTGGTATTGGGACCAAAGAATGGCTGGGCTGCCATAGGAACACACTCATTTGAACTTGCACAGTTTGACAACTTTGCTGTGGAAGCAAAATGA